The proteins below come from a single Mesobacillus jeotgali genomic window:
- a CDS encoding MFS transporter: MNKTSKLWTAQFTAIVIMAFLFFLCLQLLTAGFPAFITDIKNNPAQGGLMTTVFMVSAIATRPFVPSLMQKLDNKKLSLISLGFIAVSVALSFGQDSVLLLLLLRVIHGAGFGIITTIFSTMATNIIPAHRLGEGIGYYGMATSVGTSLGPMLALALLEGFSFNILIMISVSLTLLTLFLNLFIKSPRKQVQARATVKKGHFREHAFDRHAFTPAILTAFFSITLGGVVSFLRELGKEANLGATISLFFLVLTIVMVIIRPVSGKMYDSFGHKFIIYPAVISGIIGLTLLAITQNTMTLLIAAVFYGLAYGTVAPTLQALAVSAVPKEKQGTANAMYFSSMDLGMALGSAGLGLLASYTSYHFIYGFSVVFLVGLLIAYTFIFVARKKPEDQFVKASEEVGF; this comes from the coding sequence ATGAACAAAACATCCAAGTTATGGACAGCACAGTTTACGGCCATTGTGATAATGGCTTTTTTATTTTTCCTATGCCTGCAGCTTTTGACTGCCGGCTTCCCCGCTTTCATCACTGACATTAAAAACAATCCTGCACAGGGTGGCTTGATGACAACTGTCTTTATGGTATCTGCCATCGCGACTCGTCCTTTTGTACCTTCCTTGATGCAGAAACTGGACAATAAGAAATTAAGCCTTATTTCCCTTGGCTTTATAGCCGTTTCTGTAGCCTTGAGCTTCGGTCAGGATTCCGTGCTGCTATTGCTACTGCTCAGAGTGATCCATGGTGCAGGTTTTGGGATCATTACGACGATTTTCTCGACAATGGCAACCAATATCATCCCTGCGCATCGGCTTGGTGAAGGAATCGGCTATTACGGAATGGCCACCAGTGTAGGGACAAGTCTTGGGCCGATGCTGGCGCTCGCTTTGCTGGAGGGATTTTCTTTTAACATCCTGATCATGATTTCGGTAAGCTTGACTCTGCTCACCTTGTTTTTGAACTTGTTTATAAAAAGCCCGCGCAAGCAAGTCCAAGCAAGGGCGACAGTCAAGAAAGGCCATTTCAGGGAGCATGCCTTTGACCGTCATGCCTTTACACCAGCGATTCTTACAGCGTTCTTCTCCATCACACTTGGCGGAGTAGTAAGCTTCCTCCGGGAATTAGGAAAAGAGGCAAACCTTGGGGCAACAATCTCTTTATTCTTTCTGGTCTTGACAATTGTGATGGTCATTATCAGGCCCGTTTCTGGAAAAATGTACGATAGTTTCGGTCATAAATTCATCATCTACCCTGCTGTGATTTCAGGGATCATTGGACTGACACTTTTGGCCATCACTCAAAATACCATGACACTTTTAATCGCTGCCGTTTTTTACGGGTTGGCATATGGGACAGTAGCACCGACCCTTCAGGCCCTTGCGGTAAGCGCGGTACCAAAGGAGAAACAAGGAACAGCAAATGCGATGTACTTCTCCTCCATGGACCTTGGAATGGCTCTGGGTTCTGCCGGACTAGGACTGCTCGCCTCCTACACCAGCTACCATTTCATTTATGGATTTTCGGTCGTGTTCCTGGTCGGACTGCTGATTGCCTACACTTTCATTTTCGTTGCGAGAAAGAAACCTGAAGATCAATTTGTTAAAGCATCTGAAGAGGTTGGATTTTAA
- a CDS encoding MarR family winged helix-turn-helix transcriptional regulator translates to MEISMDKAIGSASVRLSKKLTRIINYYLKPYQITTEQWSVLRTLNEGNGISQKELSIRSDKDQATLTKILDLLVKQENVERLANPLDRRSFLVKITPKGANLVEEVTPYLEEIFIKITNGIDEKRLAIFREVLLTMEDNIDGLLEENN, encoded by the coding sequence ATGGAAATATCTATGGATAAAGCAATTGGCTCAGCATCTGTTCGTTTGAGCAAGAAGCTTACACGCATCATTAACTATTACTTAAAGCCTTATCAGATTACGACGGAACAGTGGAGTGTATTGCGCACTCTGAACGAGGGTAATGGAATTTCACAAAAAGAGCTATCGATCCGGTCGGATAAAGACCAGGCGACTTTGACGAAAATCCTGGACCTTCTTGTGAAACAGGAAAATGTTGAAAGGCTCGCCAACCCTCTCGATCGCCGTTCCTTTTTGGTGAAAATCACTCCGAAAGGCGCAAACCTTGTGGAGGAAGTGACACCTTACCTTGAAGAAATCTTCATCAAGATCACAAATGGAATAGATGAGAAAAGGCTCGCAATCTTCAGAGAGGTTTTACTTACAATGGAAGACAATATCGATGGACTTCTGGAGGAAAACAACTAG
- a CDS encoding biotin-dependent carboxyltransferase family protein produces the protein MTEPIFKILKSGLQTTVQDLGTTGYQQYGISPSGAMDSYSMQMANLLVGNPLGEAVLEVAVLGPRLEALTEVSIAICGGDLEPLVNSSKVSMWKSFVLKKGDILSFGTAKSGARAYISFAGGIDVPVVLGSKSTFINGRLGGFKGRALVSGDIVYGSPFVRRNCFLHSSLIPEYAEEMEIRVILGPHSDKFSQIAKDRFLSSQYTITSQSNRMGYRLEGPKLAPIGGSDIISDAIPLGGIQVPSNGQPIILMSERQTTGGYARIATVISVDIPLLAQAMPGTKIRFKEITIREAQEQYLKQKKLFKFLSV, from the coding sequence ATGACAGAACCCATTTTTAAAATCCTAAAGTCCGGACTTCAAACAACTGTACAGGATTTAGGGACAACAGGCTATCAGCAGTATGGCATCAGTCCTTCTGGTGCAATGGATTCTTATTCCATGCAAATGGCGAACCTGCTTGTCGGCAACCCGCTTGGTGAAGCCGTGCTGGAAGTTGCCGTGCTTGGCCCGAGGCTTGAAGCATTGACTGAGGTATCCATCGCTATCTGTGGGGGGGACCTTGAGCCGCTGGTGAATAGCAGTAAAGTCTCGATGTGGAAAAGCTTTGTTTTAAAAAAAGGAGACATCCTTTCATTTGGAACTGCTAAAAGTGGCGCAAGAGCTTACATAAGTTTTGCCGGTGGCATTGATGTTCCGGTTGTTCTAGGCAGCAAGTCCACGTTTATCAATGGAAGGCTTGGCGGCTTCAAGGGCCGTGCATTAGTGTCAGGAGATATTGTATACGGAAGCCCTTTTGTCAGGAGAAATTGCTTTTTGCATTCGAGCCTGATTCCTGAGTACGCAGAGGAAATGGAAATTCGGGTAATCCTGGGACCTCACTCTGATAAATTTTCACAGATTGCAAAGGATCGATTTCTATCAAGTCAATATACGATAACTTCCCAATCGAATAGAATGGGATATCGGCTTGAGGGCCCAAAGCTGGCGCCAATCGGCGGGTCTGACATCATTTCCGATGCTATCCCGCTCGGAGGGATACAGGTTCCGTCTAACGGGCAGCCGATCATTCTTATGTCAGAACGGCAAACAACCGGCGGATATGCCCGAATAGCCACTGTGATTTCTGTTGATATTCCATTGCTTGCCCAGGCAATGCCAGGAACAAAGATCCGCTTTAAGGAAATCACGATAAGAGAAGCACAAGAACAGTATCTGAAACAGAAAAAATTATTCAAGTTCCTGTCTGTTTAA
- a CDS encoding lipocalin family protein, translating to MNEERLEKISLPKDAGPHGDSNIEWWYFFAFLNGDRGGRYAVMASFFRVGELEIGKGHYIIHTLIDLNRKKRSNFSSFDSKVKLAMLAIYLPFYLLLHPTDKRIWRLYKKLLKGDIPPPHTFLKVARINPDPLKLIYGRHQLNFKGEDALGFDVLLKEGISEVELEFTPMKPAALIGDDGKPDDLYYYSTTRNAVNGRIKTDSISENVNGTGWFDHQWGRDYSLVKGSGWDWFGIQLSDGRELLLNQMSPGKPMANVIEKDGSIRFTRNITFQKIKHWKSLRTNARYPVEWEIRIPEYGIDLHVEAEFPNQEMLIIGPIQAIWEGTCKVIGRERLADGKSRPLSGKGFMELVGYAN from the coding sequence ATGAATGAAGAACGGTTAGAAAAGATTTCCCTTCCAAAGGATGCAGGTCCGCATGGTGATTCCAATATTGAATGGTGGTACTTTTTCGCTTTTCTGAATGGAGACAGGGGCGGCCGGTATGCTGTGATGGCCTCATTTTTCAGGGTGGGTGAGCTTGAGATTGGCAAAGGGCATTATATCATCCATACTTTGATCGACCTGAACAGGAAAAAACGCTCTAATTTTTCAAGTTTTGATTCAAAGGTGAAGCTAGCGATGCTAGCCATCTATCTGCCTTTCTACCTTTTGCTCCATCCGACAGACAAGAGAATCTGGAGACTCTACAAAAAGTTGCTTAAGGGCGATATACCTCCTCCGCATACATTTCTTAAGGTTGCGAGAATAAATCCGGATCCCCTTAAATTGATCTATGGGAGACATCAGCTTAACTTCAAAGGGGAAGATGCCCTGGGTTTTGATGTGCTTTTAAAGGAGGGAATTTCGGAAGTCGAGCTTGAGTTCACCCCAATGAAGCCTGCCGCACTGATAGGCGATGATGGAAAGCCTGATGATTTGTACTATTACTCTACTACGAGAAATGCTGTGAATGGAAGAATAAAGACAGATTCAATAAGTGAAAATGTAAACGGTACTGGCTGGTTTGATCATCAATGGGGACGTGATTACTCTTTGGTCAAAGGATCCGGCTGGGACTGGTTTGGGATACAGCTTAGCGACGGGCGCGAGCTGCTGCTAAATCAAATGTCCCCCGGAAAGCCAATGGCAAATGTTATTGAAAAGGACGGCAGTATTCGTTTTACGAGAAATATAACTTTCCAAAAAATAAAGCATTGGAAAAGCCTGAGAACAAATGCCAGGTATCCAGTAGAATGGGAGATTCGCATTCCTGAATACGGAATTGACCTTCATGTCGAAGCAGAATTCCCAAACCAGGAAATGCTCATCATCGGCCCAATACAGGCTATTTGGGAAGGGACATGTAAAGTAATCGGCAGAGAGAGGCTGGCTGATGGAAAAAGCAGGCCACTATCCGGAAAAGGTTTCATGGAACTTGTTGGATATGCAAATTGA
- the rluF gene encoding 23S rRNA pseudouridine(2604) synthase RluF, producing MNLRINKFISETGKTSRRGADRLIEEGRVTINGKVVKIGSQVEPGDVVRLNGEEIRMAQNYVYIALNKPVGITSTTERHVKGNIIDLVNHPLRIFNIGRLDKDSEGLILLTNDGDIVNEILRAENKHEKEYIVSVDKPITPEFVKAMSEGVRILGTKTLPAKVVQLSKYEFNIILTQGLNRQIRRMCETLGYQVVRLQRIRIMNIHLGNLPIGQWRDLNKKEKRQLFSDLNYEPKEW from the coding sequence ATTAACCTGCGTATCAATAAATTCATCAGCGAAACTGGTAAAACGTCAAGGCGCGGCGCTGATCGGCTCATTGAGGAAGGGCGTGTGACAATCAATGGGAAGGTTGTGAAAATCGGCAGCCAGGTTGAGCCTGGAGATGTTGTCCGCCTGAATGGCGAAGAGATCAGGATGGCACAAAACTATGTATATATTGCTTTGAATAAACCGGTCGGCATCACGAGCACAACTGAAAGGCATGTGAAGGGCAATATCATCGACCTTGTCAATCACCCGCTAAGGATTTTCAACATCGGACGGCTTGATAAGGATTCCGAAGGTTTAATTCTTCTTACAAATGACGGAGACATCGTCAATGAGATTCTCCGCGCTGAAAACAAGCATGAAAAGGAATATATAGTCTCAGTAGACAAGCCTATTACGCCGGAATTCGTCAAGGCGATGTCAGAAGGCGTGAGGATCCTTGGAACAAAAACACTTCCCGCAAAAGTGGTCCAACTATCAAAATATGAGTTCAATATCATCCTTACACAAGGATTGAACAGACAGATCCGGCGCATGTGCGAAACTCTTGGTTATCAAGTTGTCAGGCTGCAGCGCATCAGGATCATGAACATCCATCTCGGGAACCTGCCAATTGGGCAATGGCGTGACTTGAATAAGAAAGAGAAAAGGCAGCTATTCAGCGACTTGAATTACGAGCCTAAGGAATGGTAA
- a CDS encoding SRPBCC family protein: MVNVLTEIEIKSPVERVSEYAANPDNAPEWYVNIDSAEWLTEKPLVIGSRIAFKAKFLGRELAYIYEIVEYVPGKKLVMQTSEGPFPMKTTYTWKAIDSNTTKMTLRNQGEPSGFSKLVSPFMASMMKKANMKDLKKLKEIIEG, encoded by the coding sequence TTGGTTAACGTCCTGACAGAAATAGAAATTAAATCCCCGGTTGAGAGGGTTTCTGAATATGCAGCGAATCCTGACAACGCTCCTGAATGGTATGTGAATATTGACAGTGCTGAATGGCTTACAGAGAAGCCGTTGGTTATTGGTTCAAGGATTGCATTCAAGGCAAAGTTCCTTGGCCGGGAACTTGCGTATATTTATGAAATCGTAGAGTATGTCCCGGGAAAGAAATTGGTGATGCAAACCTCAGAGGGTCCATTTCCGATGAAGACTACATACACATGGAAAGCAATTGACTCAAACACAACAAAGATGACCTTGAGGAACCAGGGAGAGCCATCAGGTTTTTCGAAACTGGTTTCACCTTTTATGGCTTCGATGATGAAAAAAGCAAATATGAAGGACCTGAAAAAATTGAAAGAAATAATAGAAGGGTAA
- a CDS encoding ABC transporter permease subunit yields MRNWHLIIGTILLSFLLIGTLIGPYFPYIKEGLQENRMVMENGKFQRAPFPPSSQHFLGTDHDGRDLFSILIAGAKDTILLIFAITIIRYVLSLVLVLLSFIWKQPFTWLINWWNQLSSGLPIIFASILFITLPIFTFSPNRVVWVVIILALVELGRVSYIMQQKILSISRTPFVEAGITIGSGPVRFFKDYYIPNLLPDLIVNFCIDLGRVALLLGQLGIFSIFVTQLFVQTSYGFGELRNTSLNWPTLLGEARGDLLKAFWIPFFTASAITYLILTFNILGEGLRRYFEKGGHSNLN; encoded by the coding sequence TTGAGAAACTGGCATTTAATCATTGGAACCATATTATTGTCTTTCCTTTTAATAGGAACTTTAATTGGGCCCTATTTTCCCTATATAAAAGAAGGTCTACAGGAAAATCGCATGGTAATGGAAAATGGAAAATTCCAGAGGGCTCCCTTTCCCCCTTCATCCCAACATTTTCTAGGGACAGACCATGATGGACGCGATCTGTTCAGCATCCTCATTGCCGGGGCAAAGGATACGATTCTCTTAATCTTTGCCATCACCATAATCAGATATGTATTGTCACTGGTATTGGTCTTACTATCATTCATATGGAAACAGCCATTTACCTGGCTAATTAACTGGTGGAATCAGCTATCTTCAGGCCTGCCGATCATTTTCGCTTCAATCTTATTCATCACACTTCCCATTTTCACATTCAGTCCCAATCGTGTGGTCTGGGTGGTCATCATTCTGGCACTGGTTGAATTGGGAAGAGTCAGCTATATCATGCAGCAGAAAATACTCTCAATCTCCAGAACTCCCTTTGTTGAGGCAGGCATCACAATCGGAAGCGGACCGGTCCGTTTTTTCAAAGATTATTATATCCCTAATCTATTGCCCGATCTCATCGTGAACTTTTGCATTGATTTGGGAAGGGTAGCACTATTGCTTGGCCAGCTCGGTATTTTCAGCATCTTTGTTACCCAGCTATTCGTCCAGACAAGCTATGGATTTGGTGAATTGAGAAATACAAGCCTTAACTGGCCAACACTGCTGGGGGAGGCGAGAGGCGATTTATTAAAAGCATTTTGGATTCCATTTTTCACAGCAAGTGCAATTACCTACCTGATCCTGACATTCAATATTCTTGGTGAAGGGCTAAGGCGGTATTTTGAAAAAGGAGGACATTCGAACTTAAATTAA
- a CDS encoding ABC transporter permease subunit, whose amino-acid sequence MKKILYNVGFFIIVSICLVLIALFPREAMVTGEGRAAKVVYTYDFSWKEYKNNITVFIEGLVRDTSFGETRYKKPVEEEVILYFSRSLKIILPAFLFSLAAGIVKGVFDYKNSLKRRKIFGNWTTWLLMSIPDFFVILLVQWIIIFYVNWIDIFGHEQWFNFFIPALLAAIYPAMYISKITSGAISSEAGKQYVQVAKAKGFNEKLIIHQHILRNCAGTILNNVPTMMIYILSNLLFLEYLLDYKGAAYRLWLALDFEPRIFIGRESFYEPSVIISFGICFMAIVLFVQICSHLLSKRLDPR is encoded by the coding sequence TTGAAAAAGATTTTATACAATGTGGGCTTCTTCATCATAGTAAGCATCTGCCTCGTATTGATCGCTTTGTTCCCAAGAGAAGCAATGGTGACTGGAGAAGGCCGGGCAGCAAAAGTAGTGTATACTTACGACTTTTCCTGGAAGGAATACAAAAACAATATCACTGTTTTCATTGAGGGATTGGTTAGGGATACCAGCTTTGGCGAAACCCGATACAAAAAGCCAGTTGAGGAGGAAGTCATCCTCTATTTTTCCCGCAGTTTAAAAATCATTCTTCCTGCTTTTCTCTTCAGTTTGGCAGCAGGGATCGTTAAAGGGGTTTTTGACTATAAAAACTCTCTTAAACGAAGAAAAATCTTCGGAAATTGGACAACATGGCTCCTTATGTCCATTCCTGATTTCTTCGTCATCCTGCTTGTCCAGTGGATCATCATCTTTTATGTCAATTGGATTGATATCTTTGGTCATGAACAATGGTTCAACTTCTTCATCCCTGCTCTGTTGGCTGCCATCTATCCCGCAATGTATATCAGCAAGATCACTTCAGGTGCTATTTCAAGTGAGGCCGGGAAGCAATATGTCCAGGTGGCAAAGGCTAAGGGATTCAATGAAAAGCTCATCATCCATCAACATATTTTAAGAAACTGTGCTGGCACAATCCTGAATAATGTGCCGACCATGATGATTTACATACTCTCGAACCTGCTGTTTTTGGAGTATCTGCTCGACTATAAAGGAGCAGCGTACCGCCTCTGGCTGGCTCTCGACTTTGAGCCGCGGATTTTTATCGGCAGGGAATCATTCTATGAACCTAGCGTGATTATTTCCTTTGGAATTTGTTTCATGGCAATTGTGTTATTTGTTCAAATTTGCAGTCATCTGCTCAGCAAACGGCTTGATCCCCGGTAG
- a CDS encoding CBO0543 family protein: MCPVGLIIYLQRFPETRRNQLIYVGVWVGFYTIIEALFAHRGMFIYDNGWNSWHNIWLNLILFVILWIHYRKPVIAWILSIPLAVIFYLLFPFPLDSLK, translated from the coding sequence ATTTGCCCAGTCGGGTTGATCATTTACCTCCAGCGTTTTCCCGAAACAAGGCGAAACCAACTGATCTATGTGGGTGTATGGGTAGGCTTTTATACGATCATAGAGGCTTTATTTGCTCACAGGGGAATGTTTATTTATGATAATGGCTGGAACAGCTGGCATAACATTTGGCTTAATTTAATTTTGTTTGTGATCTTGTGGATACACTATCGGAAACCGGTAATTGCATGGATCCTATCAATCCCGCTTGCAGTTATTTTCTATTTATTATTTCCGTTTCCGCTGGACAGCCTAAAGTAA